From Methanocella paludicola SANAE, a single genomic window includes:
- a CDS encoding ketopantoate reductase family protein, translated as MKISVVGAGALGTFYCAMLSSSGQDVTLVCREKDAAALSKGIQVTGAVEVSATPSIATSVPSSDLVLVTVKAYDVGDAVRGIKPKPGAIVVVIHNGLGPDEAAASIIGKGHVAVGVSYSGVTFMGPGNVRLAGYTETVLGSVEPEVATRLSVVREALEKAGLKARIAGDIRAAQWEKLYANIAINPVTAITGLNNGALLEVPELKALVANVVNEAAQVSKAMGIVTSVDPLENTYKVIRDTSGNRSSMLQDVTRRRRTEIDALNGKVCELGQKHGVPTPYNDTITSLIKGIEHKNMVRGQ; from the coding sequence ATGAAGATCTCGGTCGTGGGCGCGGGCGCGCTGGGCACTTTTTATTGTGCAATGCTTTCCTCGTCGGGCCAGGACGTCACGCTGGTCTGCCGGGAGAAGGACGCGGCCGCGTTGAGTAAAGGTATCCAGGTTACAGGCGCCGTTGAGGTTTCAGCAACTCCTTCTATCGCTACTTCTGTACCGTCGTCAGACCTTGTCCTCGTCACCGTAAAGGCGTACGATGTGGGAGATGCGGTCAGGGGCATAAAGCCGAAGCCCGGCGCCATCGTGGTAGTCATCCACAACGGCCTGGGCCCGGACGAGGCGGCAGCCTCTATCATTGGTAAGGGCCATGTTGCAGTGGGCGTCTCATATAGCGGCGTAACGTTCATGGGACCGGGCAACGTGAGGCTTGCAGGATATACGGAGACCGTGCTTGGCTCCGTAGAGCCTGAGGTGGCCACACGACTGTCGGTTGTTCGTGAGGCGCTTGAAAAGGCGGGATTAAAAGCCCGCATCGCCGGCGACATCAGGGCCGCCCAGTGGGAAAAGCTGTACGCCAACATCGCCATCAACCCGGTCACGGCCATCACGGGACTGAACAACGGCGCGCTCCTCGAAGTGCCGGAGCTGAAAGCTCTTGTCGCGAACGTCGTAAACGAGGCCGCGCAGGTCTCGAAGGCCATGGGCATCGTGACAAGCGTCGACCCGCTGGAGAATACCTATAAGGTAATAAGGGACACGTCCGGAAACCGCTCTTCCATGCTCCAGGACGTCACGCGCCGGAGGCGCACGGAGATCGATGCGTTAAACGGCAAAGTGTGCGAGCTAGGCCAAAAACACGGCGTGCCCACGCCTTACAACGACACGATAACGTCACTCATAAAGGGGATAGAGCATAAAAACATGGTACGGGGCCAATAA
- a CDS encoding histone family protein, which yields MMKELPVASVDRIIRNAGADRVSEDAKEALASILEDYGMKVSVEAIKLCKHAGRKTVKEEDIKLASQRLI from the coding sequence ATGATGAAAGAACTTCCAGTTGCTTCAGTTGACAGGATAATCAGGAATGCGGGCGCAGACAGGGTCAGTGAGGATGCCAAGGAAGCCCTTGCCTCGATCCTGGAGGACTATGGAATGAAAGTTTCGGTGGAAGCCATTAAGCTCTGTAAACATGCCGGCCGTAAGACGGTCAAGGAAGAGGATATCAAGCTGGCTTCCCAGAGGCTTATTTAA
- a CDS encoding tetratricopeptide repeat protein, with amino-acid sequence MIEKVYPLWPTIYERIRGVKMVKATKVTKSGKASRSPKAVKAPAKKPAAKKAPAKKLSKTNLDEMFKAAVSSNESYQATDDDYDKAIEHFNGIIRLLDAIIAIDPSYRNAVNYKGMMLYGCGRISEAIECFELILKNNPVDKEALNNKGICLYGLGRDEDGLKCVEAAIAVDKRYADAYMNKAIILTGLGQVEEADKAFRKARALDIVVG; translated from the coding sequence ATGATTGAGAAGGTTTATCCGCTATGGCCCACAATATACGAGAGGATCAGAGGCGTAAAGATGGTCAAGGCTACGAAGGTCACGAAGTCGGGAAAGGCATCCCGCTCGCCGAAGGCGGTCAAGGCCCCGGCAAAGAAGCCTGCTGCAAAGAAGGCCCCGGCAAAGAAGCTGAGCAAGACGAACCTGGACGAGATGTTCAAGGCGGCCGTTTCCAGTAACGAGTCCTACCAGGCGACCGACGATGACTACGATAAGGCCATCGAGCACTTCAACGGGATCATCCGGCTGCTCGACGCCATCATAGCCATCGACCCGTCGTACAGGAACGCCGTGAACTACAAGGGCATGATGCTGTACGGCTGCGGCCGCATCTCCGAGGCCATCGAGTGTTTCGAGCTCATCCTCAAGAATAACCCGGTCGATAAGGAAGCGCTGAATAATAAGGGCATCTGCCTCTACGGCCTGGGCCGGGACGAGGACGGCCTGAAGTGCGTCGAGGCGGCGATCGCTGTCGATAAGCGCTACGCTGATGCCTATATGAACAAGGCCATTATCCTGACGGGCCTGGGCCAGGTCGAGGAGGCCGATAAGGCTTTCCGTAAGGCCAGGGCGCTCGACATCGTCGTGGGCTGA
- a CDS encoding uridylate kinase, with product MKRKEIRSRLTGETLVRRTLVESTAIEKPYRVTPELNVIKIGGHGAIDYGREVVIPLTEEIGRLSKKNQILVVTGGGTRVRHIMDIGLDLDMPTGVLSELAGKVSEQNAIMISILLSKYGGVRIKRDDLLELPMLFRMDCLPVTHGTPPFGLYEPPPEKGRIPAFRTDTGAFLIAETMGAKRCIFVKDVDGLCTENPKKNKKAKLLKDVAAEEVLSMGMEDMVIERKVVELLRYAVNMKEVYIVNGMRPENIARVLKGENPGTIIRA from the coding sequence TTGAAGCGTAAAGAGATCAGGTCAAGGCTTACTGGTGAAACGCTTGTCAGGAGGACGCTGGTCGAGTCGACCGCCATAGAAAAGCCCTACCGTGTCACGCCCGAGCTGAACGTCATCAAGATAGGCGGTCATGGTGCCATCGATTATGGCAGGGAAGTGGTCATACCGCTCACAGAGGAGATCGGGCGCCTCTCGAAGAAGAACCAGATACTCGTGGTCACTGGCGGCGGCACCAGGGTGAGGCACATCATGGACATCGGCCTGGACCTGGACATGCCGACCGGCGTGCTCTCCGAGCTTGCGGGCAAGGTAAGCGAGCAGAACGCCATCATGATCTCCATTTTACTGTCAAAATACGGCGGCGTGCGCATCAAGCGGGACGACCTTTTAGAGCTACCGATGCTCTTCAGGATGGACTGCCTGCCCGTCACGCACGGCACCCCGCCATTCGGGCTCTACGAGCCACCTCCGGAAAAGGGCAGGATACCCGCTTTCCGCACCGATACGGGGGCGTTCCTCATCGCCGAGACCATGGGCGCAAAGCGCTGCATCTTCGTCAAGGACGTGGACGGCCTCTGCACGGAGAACCCTAAGAAAAATAAGAAGGCGAAGCTGCTCAAGGACGTCGCGGCGGAAGAGGTGCTCTCGATGGGCATGGAGGACATGGTCATCGAAAGGAAGGTGGTGGAGCTGCTCCGGTATGCCGTGAACATGAAAGAGGTGTACATCGTCAACGGTATGCGCCCGGAGAACATCGCCCGCGTCCTCAAGGGAGAGAACCCAGGCACCATCATACGGGCATAA
- a CDS encoding substrate-binding domain-containing protein has protein sequence MSNKLMKLFIITMVFLAIAVPLSGCTTEQGATATPTATPLPSTGPAQTLKLATTTSVNDSGLLGYILPDFEKENNVKVQILSAGSGQAIAYGTSGDVDVLIVHSPAAEKTFMDQGHGWNKTQIAHNFYVIVGPASDPAGIKGLNATEAYSKIAEKQVPFVARQDASGTDSKNKDIWNKSSLKAVPSNKTNSWYIGTGTGMGDALRLANEKQAYTLSDISTFLSLQKNLDLVVLVENDPSMLINKYDVIAVNQTEYPSVNYPMAKKLVDYLTSQSCQQKIAKYGQAQYGRPLFYADLLNNTTSK, from the coding sequence ATGTCTAATAAATTAATGAAGCTCTTTATCATAACAATGGTCTTTCTAGCCATTGCAGTGCCCCTGTCCGGCTGTACGACCGAGCAGGGCGCCACCGCGACGCCGACGGCGACGCCGCTGCCCAGCACGGGGCCGGCCCAGACGCTAAAGCTCGCCACGACCACGAGCGTGAACGACTCGGGCCTGCTCGGCTACATCCTTCCCGACTTCGAGAAGGAGAACAACGTTAAGGTCCAGATCCTGTCGGCCGGCTCCGGCCAGGCGATCGCCTACGGCACCAGCGGCGACGTGGACGTGCTCATCGTGCACAGCCCGGCGGCCGAGAAGACCTTCATGGACCAGGGCCACGGCTGGAACAAGACCCAGATCGCCCACAACTTCTACGTGATCGTCGGCCCGGCCAGCGATCCCGCGGGCATCAAGGGACTGAACGCCACTGAGGCATACTCGAAGATCGCAGAAAAGCAGGTTCCCTTCGTAGCGAGGCAGGACGCTTCGGGTACAGACTCTAAGAACAAGGACATATGGAACAAGTCCAGCCTGAAGGCGGTCCCGTCGAACAAGACCAACTCCTGGTACATCGGCACCGGCACCGGCATGGGCGACGCCCTGCGCCTGGCCAACGAGAAGCAGGCCTACACGCTGAGCGACATCAGCACGTTCCTGTCCCTGCAAAAGAACCTGGACCTCGTGGTGCTCGTCGAGAACGACCCGTCGATGCTCATCAACAAGTACGACGTGATCGCGGTCAACCAGACGGAGTATCCGTCGGTCAACTATCCGATGGCCAAGAAGCTCGTCGATTACCTGACCAGCCAGTCGTGCCAGCAGAAGATCGCCAAGTACGGGCAGGCCCAGTATGGCAGGCCGTTATTCTACGCGGACCTGCTGAACAACACGACCTCCAAGTAA
- a CDS encoding 4a-hydroxytetrahydrobiopterin dehydratase translates to MQLVDRRCRPCMGENERPLAEKDALDLLKELPGWRIENGRLLMNYEFGTFMEAVSFLNKIAVIAAEEEHTPDVCIEDYNKMRLSLYTYCCGGLTENDFILAAKMGKAYDSQKRWR, encoded by the coding sequence ATGCAGCTTGTGGACAGGCGATGCAGGCCGTGTATGGGAGAGAATGAGCGACCTCTCGCGGAGAAAGACGCGCTCGACTTACTCAAGGAGCTTCCCGGCTGGAGGATAGAGAACGGCCGCCTGCTGATGAACTACGAGTTCGGCACGTTCATGGAGGCCGTCTCTTTCCTGAATAAGATAGCGGTCATCGCCGCCGAGGAGGAGCACACGCCGGACGTGTGCATCGAGGACTATAACAAAATGCGGCTTTCGCTCTATACGTACTGCTGCGGAGGCCTCACAGAGAACGACTTCATCCTGGCGGCGAAGATGGGGAAAGCTTACGATAGTCAAAAACGCTGGAGATAA
- a CDS encoding TatD family hydrolase, whose amino-acid sequence MIDTHTHVDTRPYEDFEAMALAGITDVLTLAHDPMRMSSSVVLRDHFERLFAERERVEKSGPHLHVCLGLHPRIKPDDPDKCLALLESYLVRGDRKAVALGETGLETGSPFEIGLLERQLDLSVKYRLPIIVHTPRSNKLMVTRDILDILSTRPLDKKKVIVDHADGGTVALILDGGYNAGLTVQPSKLTPSQAADIVEHYDAGMLVLNTDASSNPTDVLGVPRTVLLLRLRKADEDKIRLVGELNARRIFGL is encoded by the coding sequence ATGATCGACACTCATACCCACGTGGATACCCGGCCCTACGAGGATTTCGAGGCCATGGCCCTGGCCGGCATCACCGATGTGCTAACGCTCGCCCATGACCCGATGCGCATGAGCTCCAGCGTCGTTCTCAGGGACCACTTCGAGCGATTATTCGCCGAAAGGGAACGCGTCGAGAAGTCAGGCCCCCATCTTCACGTGTGCCTTGGGCTGCACCCGCGGATCAAGCCGGATGACCCCGATAAATGCCTTGCTTTGCTCGAGTCTTATCTCGTGAGGGGCGACAGGAAGGCCGTCGCCCTGGGGGAGACGGGCCTCGAGACGGGCAGCCCGTTCGAGATAGGGCTGCTGGAGCGGCAGCTTGACCTCTCGGTGAAGTATCGCCTGCCGATCATCGTCCATACGCCCCGGTCGAATAAGCTAATGGTCACCCGGGACATACTGGACATCCTTTCCACGCGCCCTCTCGATAAGAAGAAGGTCATCGTCGACCACGCTGACGGGGGCACGGTCGCCCTCATACTGGACGGGGGCTACAACGCCGGGCTCACGGTCCAGCCGTCGAAGCTCACACCGTCGCAGGCGGCCGATATCGTCGAGCATTATGATGCTGGCATGCTGGTGCTGAACACCGACGCCTCGTCGAACCCCACGGACGTGCTGGGCGTGCCCCGCACTGTGCTCCTTCTCAGGCTGCGTAAGGCGGACGAAGATAAAATAAGACTTGTTGGCGAGCTTAACGCCAGGCGGATATTCGGGCTTTGA
- a CDS encoding monovalent cation:proton antiporter family protein yields the protein MDVTLFRNISILLAFAIAVLLICYRFKIPEIIGFLLTGIMAGPYGLGIFTNMQEIDFLAEIGVVLLLFTIGIEFSFKNLIELKKQFFVGGTLQVLLTFAATFLITMALGVSLNTAIMAGFLVSLSSTAIVLRLLQEKDEMDTPHGRIIVGILIFQDIVSVLMMLLIPFLSGSSSTLLQSIPLLLVEVVGLVVLVIVGTVWLVPKVLYRVARTRSQELFMLSVVVLLLAMAWLTSSIGLSLALGAFLAGLIISESQYSTQALGGILPFRYVFTSFFFVSIGMLLDVQFVLDNPAVILLAVVAVLVVKAILAGGTAIALGYQMRTAVLTGFALSQVGEFSFILSKLGVDTGLLSQDMYQFFLATSILTMALSPFLINFSPRVSDVICKLPLPQRFIENSCDIRSAKMTANDHLVIIGYGLNGRNLARAAKAASVPYVIIEMNPDTVAVEKEKGEPIHYGDATNEKVLEHANVPYARVAVIAISDANATRRITAAVREMSPKVHIIVRTRYLKEMGPLYDMGANEVVPEEFETSLEIFARVLKKYLVPRESVDTMTAELRSESYEALRKRPNGYVLSDLDTPAWNVEVSTIQVKEGAAASGKTIKDVELRKKYGVTVLLLKRGAETIYNPDADTRLMPGDWLFVFGEPAKLSGASALFGRPA from the coding sequence ATGGACGTAACACTATTCAGGAACATCAGCATATTACTGGCATTTGCGATAGCCGTGCTCCTCATCTGCTACCGTTTCAAGATACCCGAGATCATCGGCTTCCTCCTCACGGGCATCATGGCCGGCCCCTACGGGCTCGGCATCTTCACCAACATGCAGGAGATCGATTTTCTCGCCGAGATCGGCGTCGTGCTGCTGCTGTTCACCATCGGCATCGAGTTCTCCTTCAAGAACCTGATCGAGCTAAAGAAACAGTTCTTCGTCGGCGGCACGCTGCAGGTGCTTCTCACGTTCGCGGCCACCTTCCTCATCACAATGGCCCTCGGCGTATCGCTGAACACCGCCATAATGGCCGGATTTTTAGTGTCGCTGAGCAGCACGGCCATCGTGCTCCGGCTTCTCCAGGAAAAGGACGAGATGGACACACCCCACGGGCGCATCATCGTCGGCATACTGATCTTCCAGGACATCGTGTCGGTCCTCATGATGCTCCTCATACCGTTCCTGTCCGGCAGCTCGAGCACCCTGCTCCAGTCGATCCCGCTGCTCCTCGTGGAGGTGGTCGGCCTCGTCGTACTGGTGATCGTCGGCACGGTCTGGCTGGTGCCCAAGGTCCTGTACAGGGTGGCCAGGACAAGGAGCCAGGAGCTGTTCATGCTGAGCGTCGTCGTGCTTTTACTCGCGATGGCCTGGCTGACCTCGAGCATCGGCCTCTCGCTCGCGCTGGGAGCGTTCCTGGCCGGCTTAATTATTTCAGAATCGCAATATAGCACACAGGCGCTGGGGGGTATCCTGCCCTTCCGATACGTGTTCACCAGCTTCTTCTTCGTCTCTATCGGCATGCTGCTGGACGTCCAGTTCGTGCTGGACAACCCCGCGGTCATTCTCCTGGCTGTCGTCGCCGTCCTCGTGGTCAAGGCTATCCTGGCCGGCGGCACGGCGATCGCCCTGGGATACCAGATGAGGACCGCCGTGCTGACGGGGTTCGCGCTGTCCCAGGTCGGGGAGTTCTCGTTCATCCTCTCGAAGCTCGGCGTCGACACCGGATTATTGAGCCAGGACATGTACCAGTTCTTCCTGGCCACGTCCATCCTGACCATGGCGCTGTCGCCCTTCCTGATCAACTTCTCCCCTCGCGTCTCCGACGTAATTTGTAAGCTGCCCCTGCCGCAGCGCTTCATCGAAAACTCGTGCGATATACGATCGGCGAAGATGACTGCGAATGACCATCTCGTGATCATCGGCTACGGCCTCAACGGCCGGAACCTGGCACGGGCGGCGAAGGCGGCCAGCGTGCCTTACGTTATCATCGAGATGAACCCCGATACGGTCGCCGTCGAAAAGGAAAAAGGCGAGCCCATCCATTACGGGGATGCCACGAACGAGAAGGTGCTCGAGCACGCCAACGTCCCGTATGCCCGGGTCGCGGTGATCGCGATATCTGACGCTAACGCCACCCGGAGGATCACGGCTGCAGTCCGGGAGATGAGCCCCAAGGTGCACATCATCGTGAGGACGCGCTACCTTAAAGAGATGGGGCCGCTGTACGACATGGGCGCCAACGAGGTCGTGCCCGAGGAGTTCGAGACTTCGCTCGAAATATTCGCCAGGGTCCTGAAAAAGTACCTGGTGCCCCGGGAGAGCGTGGACACCATGACCGCGGAGCTCCGCTCGGAGAGCTACGAGGCGCTCCGGAAGAGGCCGAACGGCTACGTGCTGTCGGACCTCGATACTCCGGCCTGGAACGTGGAGGTCAGCACGATCCAGGTCAAGGAGGGCGCGGCCGCTTCCGGCAAGACCATCAAGGACGTCGAGCTGAGGAAGAAGTACGGCGTTACTGTGCTGCTGTTGAAGAGGGGAGCCGAGACGATCTATAACCCTGATGCCGATACCCGACTGATGCCCGGCGACTGGCTCTTCGTGTTCGGCGAGCCCGCTAAATTATCCGGGGCGTCGGCGCTGTTCGGGCGCCCCGCCTGA
- a CDS encoding DUF120 domain-containing protein produces MEVEILKRLALMGAVKGQVSLSSTRLGSTIGMSPQTAARRLVHLEKQGYIRRTVTTEGQDVRLTDRGVSRLKSEFMDYKKIFEDAHEQRFKGRVTTGLGEGQYYISLDGYRDQFMKKLGFEPYPGTLNLQLKEPFAQHDSSAVSIIGFKDAARTFGGGKCYPVTIGGVKAAIIRPDRSSYPLNLVEIIAPVNLRKTLGLKDGDEVEVTLE; encoded by the coding sequence ATGGAAGTCGAGATACTGAAGCGGCTCGCGCTCATGGGCGCCGTAAAAGGCCAGGTCAGCCTTTCGTCGACCAGGCTGGGCTCGACCATCGGCATGAGCCCCCAGACGGCGGCCCGCCGCCTCGTGCACCTCGAGAAGCAGGGGTACATCCGGAGGACGGTCACCACCGAGGGCCAGGACGTGCGCCTCACCGACCGGGGCGTCTCGAGGCTCAAGTCCGAATTCATGGACTATAAGAAGATCTTCGAGGACGCGCACGAGCAGCGCTTTAAGGGCCGGGTCACGACGGGCCTCGGCGAGGGCCAGTACTATATTTCGCTGGACGGCTACCGGGACCAGTTCATGAAAAAGCTGGGCTTCGAGCCCTACCCGGGCACGCTGAACTTACAGCTGAAAGAGCCCTTCGCCCAGCACGACTCGTCAGCCGTCAGCATCATCGGCTTCAAGGATGCGGCCAGGACCTTCGGCGGCGGCAAGTGCTATCCCGTGACCATCGGCGGGGTCAAGGCGGCCATCATCCGCCCGGACCGCTCGAGCTATCCCTTGAATTTAGTCGAGATCATCGCGCCCGTGAACCTGAGGAAAACGCTTGGCCTCAAAGACGGGGACGAGGTAGAGGTGACACTGGAATGA
- the ribB gene encoding 3,4-dihydroxy-2-butanone-4-phosphate synthase, whose product MIQEAIKALQDGQPILLYDFDDRETETDIVIPAEHTTPKEVYRLRRDAGGLICTAIDPIICDRIGIPYIVDVLRFAGNSGNGFKAIESIYERVGDIPYDAKSSFSLWVNHRKTFTGITDNDRSLTITKLGEITKKAMNGNKVNFGAEFRSPGHMPLLRAAPGLLKDRRGQTELSIVLARAANITPAMVMCEMLDGETGKALKKQDAIAYGKKHGLVFIEGKEVVDYFNREMAKVIASSNGKVPQSTT is encoded by the coding sequence ATGATTCAAGAAGCGATCAAGGCACTACAGGACGGGCAGCCCATACTCTTATACGACTTTGACGATCGTGAGACCGAGACCGATATCGTGATACCTGCCGAGCACACCACGCCTAAGGAAGTATACCGCCTCAGGCGTGACGCCGGCGGCCTGATCTGCACGGCCATCGATCCTATCATTTGTGACAGGATCGGCATCCCATACATCGTGGACGTGCTGCGGTTCGCGGGCAACTCCGGCAACGGGTTCAAGGCCATCGAGTCGATCTATGAGCGCGTTGGCGACATCCCCTACGACGCGAAGTCGTCGTTCTCGCTGTGGGTGAACCACCGGAAGACCTTCACGGGCATCACCGATAACGACCGCTCGCTCACGATCACAAAGCTTGGAGAGATCACGAAGAAGGCCATGAACGGCAACAAGGTCAACTTCGGCGCCGAGTTCCGCTCCCCCGGCCACATGCCCCTGCTAAGGGCGGCCCCCGGCCTGCTGAAAGACCGGAGAGGCCAGACCGAGCTCTCCATCGTCCTGGCGAGGGCGGCCAACATCACCCCCGCCATGGTCATGTGCGAGATGCTCGACGGCGAGACCGGCAAGGCCCTCAAGAAACAGGACGCCATCGCCTACGGCAAGAAGCACGGCCTCGTGTTCATCGAGGGTAAAGAGGTCGTGGACTACTTTAACCGGGAGATGGCCAAAGTCATAGCGTCGTCTAACGGTAAAGTGCCCCAGAGCACGACATAA
- a CDS encoding 30S ribosomal protein S27ae: protein MKSRMYEVKEGKVVRKGQSCPRCGDGVFLASHADRLSCGKCGYTEYKKK, encoded by the coding sequence CTGAAGTCCCGCATGTATGAAGTGAAAGAGGGTAAGGTCGTGCGCAAGGGCCAGTCGTGCCCGAGGTGCGGCGACGGCGTATTCCTCGCGAGCCACGCGGACCGTTTATCGTGCGGCAAGTGCGGCTATACCGAGTACAAGAAGAAGTAG
- a CDS encoding 30S ribosomal protein S24e, whose product MDIKVLEEKKNPLLQRREVKFSVSHNLGTPSREEIKAKIAAYLNSKPELVIVDHMRSDFGRRETKGYAKIYETEEHMKKTETEHIVQRNAKKEPKKEGEEEKK is encoded by the coding sequence ATGGACATAAAAGTACTTGAAGAGAAGAAGAACCCTCTCCTGCAGAGGCGCGAGGTCAAGTTCAGCGTCTCCCACAACCTGGGCACCCCGTCCAGGGAGGAGATCAAGGCGAAGATCGCCGCCTACCTGAACTCGAAGCCGGAACTGGTCATCGTCGACCACATGAGGTCCGATTTCGGCAGGCGCGAGACCAAGGGCTACGCCAAGATCTACGAGACCGAAGAGCACATGAAGAAGACCGAGACCGAGCATATCGTGCAGCGGAACGCCAAGAAAGAGCCGAAGAAAGAAGGCGAAGAAGAGAAGAAGTAA
- a CDS encoding GTP-dependent dephospho-CoA kinase family protein gives MAYRLTAALRDRLKTPFGRLYRCKDDACLRGVVESYKGAPKVIAIGDVTAYHLLKAGIVPDMCIVDDMTMRLPVAHEVRKGTAHESFVDIVVKNPAGVITQELIDAIKNNMASPRPVRIFVDGEEDLAVIPACEYAPAGSLVLYGQPKEGVVAVEVTPEKKRETLSLMEQMVRSNNSVTE, from the coding sequence TTGGCATACCGGCTGACGGCGGCGCTTCGGGACAGGCTGAAAACGCCGTTCGGCAGGCTCTATCGCTGTAAGGACGACGCGTGCCTCAGGGGCGTTGTCGAGAGCTATAAGGGCGCGCCCAAAGTGATCGCCATCGGCGACGTGACCGCGTACCATCTTTTAAAGGCCGGCATCGTGCCGGATATGTGTATCGTCGACGACATGACCATGCGCCTTCCCGTGGCCCACGAGGTCAGGAAGGGCACGGCCCACGAGTCGTTCGTCGATATCGTCGTCAAGAACCCTGCGGGTGTCATCACGCAGGAGCTCATCGACGCCATTAAGAATAACATGGCCTCCCCGAGGCCCGTGCGCATTTTCGTGGACGGCGAGGAGGACCTGGCGGTCATACCCGCGTGCGAGTACGCGCCCGCCGGCTCACTAGTATTATACGGCCAGCCAAAGGAGGGCGTCGTGGCCGTCGAGGTCACGCCCGAGAAGAAGCGCGAGACACTGTCGCTCATGGAACAGATGGTACGGAGTAATAACTCCGTGACGGAGTAG
- the spt4 gene encoding transcription elongation factor subunit Spt4: protein MVKGKDSRARKKGSNLKACRECHSLVEGDVCPMCQSSSLSEDWSGYLVIVDPLKSEIAKLMGIKRPGKFALKVR, encoded by the coding sequence ATGGTCAAAGGCAAAGATTCCCGCGCCCGGAAGAAGGGCAGCAACCTGAAGGCATGCAGGGAGTGCCACAGCCTCGTCGAAGGCGATGTGTGCCCCATGTGCCAGTCGAGCTCGCTGAGCGAGGACTGGAGCGGCTATTTAGTCATCGTGGACCCGCTGAAGTCCGAGATAGCTAAGCTCATGGGCATCAAGAGGCCCGGCAAGTTCGCGCTGAAGGTGCGATAA